From a single Anaerolineales bacterium genomic region:
- a CDS encoding PAS domain S-box protein, with protein MKILHPVESQESEARFRAMFESAGIGIALVGMDRRPIEANAAMIEMTGYSPEEFFKMSGADLSYPGDAEIGMPELRAVLEGTLNTYQIEKRYVRKSGQIFWVRLTNSVVRSADGAPQYFVTIVEDINEQKQAQEELHKSQARFRAIFNDSAVGMGVMGLDRRIIDANPAICRMYGMTRDEMIGMSAAEVTYPEDNPQSTQLLDELISGQRDSYEIDRRYIRRNGEVFWAHVTMSSVRGSDGKPLYLVGMVIDIDEQKKMQERIRESEARFQAIFDNVAVGVAVMTLDRQPVAVNAQTEKITGYSLDDLAGMNPVMIVIPEDRNIDVEMFKDLVEGRRDSYVMERRYRHKDGHIFWARINYSLVRDRNGNPDYLVGIIEDIDEQKRANERLAEQEADYLLTLQQRVRERTRELEEANQRLQQEIEQRRKIEQELAERAADEAVTADRTRLARDLHDAVTQTLFSASLTAEVLPDLWEMDVEEAKRSTEELRQLTRGALAEMRTLLLELRPAALTQTRLSDLIRQLCEAFIGRSRLPITLSIEGDCELPPEVQVAFYRIAQESLNNVFKYARATQVNVNLFLSAATVHFETCDNGIGFDLSSSKPTSLGMRIMRERAEAIGADFHISSTVGAGTCVEVTWNKNPNLKLRVL; from the coding sequence ATGAAAATTCTCCATCCAGTTGAATCTCAAGAATCAGAAGCGCGCTTCCGTGCCATGTTCGAGAGCGCGGGCATCGGCATTGCGCTGGTCGGCATGGACCGCCGCCCGATCGAAGCCAATGCGGCGATGATCGAAATGACGGGCTACAGCCCGGAAGAGTTTTTCAAGATGAGCGGGGCGGACCTGAGTTACCCGGGGGATGCGGAGATCGGGATGCCCGAACTCCGTGCGGTGCTGGAAGGCACGCTGAACACCTACCAGATCGAAAAACGCTACGTCCGCAAAAGCGGGCAGATATTTTGGGTGCGCCTGACCAACTCCGTCGTGCGTTCTGCCGATGGGGCGCCGCAATACTTCGTCACGATCGTGGAGGATATCAACGAACAGAAACAGGCACAGGAGGAACTCCACAAATCCCAGGCTCGTTTCCGGGCGATCTTTAACGACTCGGCGGTGGGGATGGGGGTTATGGGGCTGGACCGCAGGATCATCGATGCAAATCCCGCCATCTGCCGCATGTACGGTATGACGCGCGATGAAATGATTGGCATGAGCGCGGCGGAGGTCACCTACCCGGAGGACAATCCGCAATCCACACAATTATTGGATGAATTGATCTCGGGGCAGCGCGATTCGTACGAGATTGACCGCCGCTACATTCGCAGGAACGGGGAGGTCTTTTGGGCGCATGTCACCATGTCGTCGGTGCGCGGATCGGACGGCAAACCGCTCTATCTGGTCGGCATGGTCATTGACATCGACGAGCAGAAGAAGATGCAGGAGCGCATTCGCGAGTCGGAGGCGCGCTTTCAGGCAATCTTCGACAACGTCGCTGTGGGCGTGGCAGTCATGACGCTTGACCGCCAGCCGGTTGCCGTCAATGCCCAGACCGAAAAGATCACCGGCTACAGTCTCGACGATTTAGCAGGCATGAACCCTGTCATGATTGTCATTCCCGAAGACCGGAACATAGACGTCGAGATGTTCAAAGACCTGGTGGAAGGCAGGCGCGATTCCTATGTGATGGAAAGACGTTACCGCCACAAGGATGGTCATATCTTCTGGGCGCGCATCAATTATTCCCTGGTGCGCGACAGGAACGGCAACCCGGATTACCTGGTCGGTATCATCGAGGACATCGACGAACAGAAACGCGCCAATGAACGGCTGGCGGAGCAGGAAGCCGACTATCTTCTGACCCTGCAACAGCGCGTGCGGGAACGCACCCGCGAACTGGAGGAAGCCAACCAGCGCCTCCAGCAGGAGATCGAACAGCGCAGGAAGATCGAACAGGAACTTGCTGAACGGGCCGCCGACGAAGCGGTCACCGCCGACCGCACCCGCCTCGCACGTGACCTGCATGATGCGGTCACTCAAACCCTGTTCTCCGCCAGCCTGACGGCAGAAGTTCTGCCCGATCTGTGGGAGATGGACGTGGAAGAGGCGAAACGATCCACTGAAGAATTGCGTCAGCTCACGCGTGGCGCGCTGGCGGAAATGCGCACCCTCCTGCTTGAACTGCGTCCCGCCGCACTGACCCAGACCCGTCTCAGCGACCTCATCCGGCAATTGTGCGAAGCCTTTATCGGGCGTTCGCGCCTGCCCATCACGCTGAGCATCGAAGGCGACTGCGAACTTCCGCCCGAAGTGCAGGTCGCCTTCTATCGTATTGCACAGGAGAGCCTGAACAACGTCTTCAAATATGCGCGCGCCACACAGGTGAATGTCAACCTGTTCCTTTCCGCTGCCACTGTGCATTTCGAGACCTGTGATAACGGTATCGGCTTCGACCTGTCCTCTAGTAAGCCGACCAGCCTGGGTATGCGCATTATGCGCGAACGCGCGGAAGCCATCGGCGCGGACTTTCACATTTCCAGCACGGT
- a CDS encoding DUF2270 domain-containing protein produces MPVKSTKSRSKKEKPGEEPVWTYRGYHLGSSEFVTAMVHFFRAEIQRANVWRQRLDTTTNWAVVATGAVLSIAFSQSSVHHGIIILNTLLVLWFLFIEARRYRYYELWSYRVRLMETDFYAAMLVPPFHPSPEWAESLAENLLTPSFPISMWEAFGRRLRRNYFWIFLILYASWVAKIWLFPEAAQSLDEFVERSAVGVISGEVMISLGLIFYSILALVALATITMTRATGEILPRFGDETAPAAISMQGKQKGIRSFFVPHRRRRQLLALIITDKPDEVSDRILTDLKRGVTAMQGKGMYTGNERSILMCALTITEAHNLKTAVAKEDPKAVVIVSPAQEILGGGFAPLEEEKK; encoded by the coding sequence ATGCCAGTCAAATCAACAAAATCAAGATCCAAAAAAGAAAAACCGGGCGAGGAGCCCGTCTGGACGTATCGCGGCTATCATCTTGGAAGCAGCGAGTTCGTCACTGCCATGGTGCATTTTTTCCGCGCCGAAATCCAGCGCGCCAACGTCTGGCGACAACGGCTGGATACCACCACCAACTGGGCGGTCGTGGCAACAGGCGCAGTACTTTCGATCGCATTCAGCCAATCATCCGTTCATCATGGGATCATCATTCTGAATACGTTGTTAGTGCTATGGTTTCTGTTCATCGAAGCGCGGCGCTATCGTTATTACGAGCTGTGGAGTTACCGCGTGCGTCTAATGGAAACAGATTTTTATGCCGCAATGCTCGTGCCGCCATTCCATCCATCCCCTGAATGGGCGGAGAGCCTGGCGGAGAATCTGCTTACCCCAAGTTTTCCAATCTCAATGTGGGAGGCATTCGGCAGGCGTCTGCGCAGAAATTACTTCTGGATTTTCCTCATCCTGTACGCATCCTGGGTGGCAAAGATCTGGCTTTTCCCCGAAGCAGCCCAAAGTCTGGATGAATTCGTCGAGCGCAGCGCTGTCGGTGTGATCTCAGGCGAGGTCATGATCTCCCTCGGGTTAATATTCTATTCCATCCTTGCGCTGGTTGCGCTTGCAACCATCACCATGACCCGCGCCACGGGAGAAATTCTGCCGCGTTTTGGGGATGAGACCGCACCTGCCGCGATTTCGATGCAAGGCAAACAGAAAGGGATCCGCTCATTCTTTGTCCCGCATCGCCGCCGCCGACAACTGCTTGCCCTCATCATCACCGACAAACCCGATGAAGTTTCCGACCGCATCCTGACCGACCTAAAACGCGGCGTGACCGCCATGCAGGGCAAAGGCATGTACACAGGCAACGAACGTTCGATCCTGATGTGCGCGTTGACCATTACCGAAGCGCATAACTTGAAGACCGCCGTGGCAAAGGAAGATCCAAAAGCCGTGGTCATCGTCTCCCCCGCACAGGAAATCCTCGGCGGCGGCTTCGCCCCGCTGGAGGAAGAGAAAAAATAA
- a CDS encoding solute carrier family 23 protein, giving the protein MAKAKKADSKKSAGNASNNNVMGYLPNDAPPLGQTILLGFQHVLTMFPATAFVAALCGFHLGTVLTVSGLGTIVALMLSKWRIGKFIPLFYGSSFSYIAAYLAIAQQMTGSLPAFGTPLPDNVISTIQAGIVVTGLLNIVIGFVIQAIGKDKIDMVLPPIVTGSVAAIIGFGLAFAALDLAAANWGVGIVTLLSTIMFSVYLQNRGFLGMIPVILGAVVGYIFSAVTEPGSVSFASVAAAPWFAVPNFTFPTFSGAMVGTAIFSVSVMAIATIPESTAHLYQIGLYVDRFAKDTKREPYHLDKHIGFNLVLDGIDDTLKGLFGATAGTNYGENNSLMAITRNYSGPVLIAAGVIAALLGFIGKLAGLIQTVPLAVSGGLAIYLFGAIGMQGIALMQEHKVSMFNPRNLAVGAVIMVVGIGGNIGFEGGFLPIPILQGLFPSGLPAIATAAVLGILVNAVFLIFKPPFVETEVLDEAAAAAD; this is encoded by the coding sequence ATGGCAAAGGCAAAGAAGGCTGATTCAAAAAAGAGTGCGGGGAATGCTTCAAACAATAATGTTATGGGTTATCTGCCAAATGACGCCCCGCCCTTGGGGCAGACCATCCTGTTGGGTTTTCAGCATGTGTTGACCATGTTCCCCGCCACTGCGTTCGTGGCGGCATTATGCGGTTTTCATCTTGGAACCGTGCTGACCGTCTCCGGGTTGGGCACGATCGTCGCGTTGATGCTTTCAAAATGGCGCATCGGAAAATTCATCCCGCTATTTTACGGCTCAAGTTTTAGTTATATTGCGGCGTACCTTGCCATTGCCCAGCAAATGACCGGCAGTCTGCCTGCGTTCGGAACCCCGCTGCCTGATAATGTCATCAGCACCATTCAGGCTGGCATCGTTGTGACGGGTCTTTTGAACATTGTGATCGGTTTTGTCATTCAGGCTATCGGCAAGGACAAGATCGACATGGTTTTGCCTCCGATCGTGACAGGTTCCGTCGCCGCGATCATTGGTTTTGGTTTGGCGTTTGCGGCGTTGGATCTGGCAGCAGCAAATTGGGGCGTGGGCATTGTGACCCTGCTCTCAACCATCATGTTCTCTGTTTACCTTCAAAATCGGGGTTTCCTCGGGATGATACCGGTGATTTTGGGGGCAGTTGTCGGATACATCTTCTCGGCAGTTACCGAGCCGGGATCGGTCAGCTTCGCTTCTGTCGCCGCCGCTCCCTGGTTCGCCGTCCCGAACTTTACCTTCCCGACATTCAGCGGCGCAATGGTAGGCACCGCCATTTTCAGCGTTTCCGTGATGGCAATTGCAACCATCCCTGAATCCACCGCCCATCTTTATCAGATCGGCTTGTATGTGGACCGCTTTGCGAAGGATACGAAGCGCGAACCCTACCATCTCGATAAACACATCGGCTTCAACCTCGTCCTTGATGGCATCGACGATACGCTGAAGGGCTTGTTCGGGGCAACAGCCGGAACGAATTACGGCGAAAACAATTCCCTGATGGCGATCACCCGCAACTATTCCGGTCCGGTGTTGATCGCTGCGGGCGTGATCGCTGCCCTGCTTGGGTTCATTGGAAAACTGGCTGGTTTGATCCAAACCGTCCCGCTGGCAGTCAGCGGCGGGCTGGCAATTTACCTCTTTGGCGCGATCGGTATGCAAGGCATAGCCCTGATGCAGGAACATAAGGTCAGCATGTTCAATCCGCGCAACCTGGCGGTTGGTGCAGTGATCATGGTCGTTGGCATCGGTGGGAACATCGGTTTCGAAGGCGGCTTTCTGCCCATCCCGATCCTGCAGGGACTTTTCCCGAGCGGTCTGCCCGCCATTGCAACAGCGGCGGTGCTGGGCATCCTTGTCAATGCCGTCTTCCTGATCTTCAAACCGCCCTTTGTCGAGACGGAAGTCCTTGACGAAGCGGCTGCCGCGGCAGATTGA
- a CDS encoding carbon monoxide dehydrogenase subunit G: MQLKGEVKINAPRKQVWDFLTDPNQIGQCLPGVEKIETIEEMKKYKGIVSVGLGSVKARFSGEVDILELDEPNRAKLKAHGTATGSAADAVSEMHLSDAPDGATLVSWTADIHVSGQLASLVSRLMVPVSQKLAGIFYEEIRKRIEKKDS; encoded by the coding sequence ATGCAACTCAAAGGCGAAGTAAAGATCAACGCTCCACGAAAACAAGTTTGGGATTTCCTGACCGATCCAAATCAGATCGGTCAGTGCCTGCCGGGGGTTGAAAAGATCGAAACCATCGAAGAAATGAAGAAATACAAGGGTATCGTCTCCGTGGGGTTGGGCTCCGTGAAAGCGCGCTTCTCGGGCGAAGTGGACATTCTAGAACTGGATGAACCGAACCGCGCCAAGCTGAAGGCGCATGGAACCGCCACAGGCAGTGCCGCGGACGCTGTCAGTGAGATGCATCTTTCCGATGCCCCCGACGGGGCAACGCTTGTCAGTTGGACGGCGGATATCCATGTTTCCGGTCAGTTGGCGAGCCTGGTTTCACGGTTGATGGTTCCCGTCTCACAAAAATTAGCCGGTATATTCTATGAGGAAATTCGCAAGCGAATAGAAAAGAAAGACTCATAG